From the Solibacillus sp. FSL R5-0449 genome, one window contains:
- a CDS encoding DUF3923 family protein: MKKIWWIIINGVWLVLFSGLAIFIYFREVDAAGVVQTSELRWLSLALLGVVFIFITIVQLIFLFFLKKRKS, encoded by the coding sequence ATGAAGAAAATATGGTGGATAATTATTAATGGGGTTTGGCTTGTCTTGTTTAGTGGCTTAGCTATATTTATTTATTTTAGAGAAGTAGATGCTGCAGGTGTAGTCCAAACATCTGAGCTTAGATGGCTTTCCTTGGCATTGTTAGGTGTAGTGTTTATTTTCATTACCATCGTCCAACTTATATTTTTATTTTTTTTAAAGAAACGAAAAAGTTAA
- a CDS encoding CarD family transcriptional regulator: MEVDYLFQIGENIIYPMQGAGIIKAVVEKEISGEKQQCYVIKMSTGNMLITIPKDKILNSSIRPVTDIMDLKNIIHIFQHGESDNLLSWRQRYKVNSDKVKTGKILECAEVVRDLMRMKEEKTLNTSEREMLNSAHHFLIIELGLIKGITENQIKSFC; encoded by the coding sequence ATGGAGGTGGATTATTTGTTTCAAATTGGTGAAAACATTATTTATCCAATGCAAGGAGCAGGTATCATTAAAGCCGTAGTAGAAAAGGAAATATCAGGTGAAAAACAACAGTGTTATGTCATAAAAATGTCAACCGGTAATATGCTAATCACGATTCCGAAGGACAAAATATTGAATTCAAGTATACGACCTGTTACTGATATAATGGATTTGAAAAACATCATTCACATTTTTCAGCATGGAGAATCCGATAATTTATTGTCGTGGAGACAAAGGTATAAAGTGAACTCGGACAAAGTAAAAACGGGTAAAATATTGGAATGTGCTGAAGTTGTACGTGATTTAATGCGTATGAAAGAAGAAAAAACACTAAATACAAGTGAAAGAGAAATGTTAAATAGCGCACATCATTTTTTGATAATTGAACTCGGATTAATAAAAGGGATTACTGAAAATCAAATTAAAAGTTTCTGCTAA
- a CDS encoding DUF421 domain-containing protein: MITAITIKIIAGFIALMVVIRFIGKKELTEVTPFDFVFIVILGGTLEEGVYDEKVKIWDVLYTIGLWTALYLLTDFLVRKFEKLRPIIKGEPSFLVNNGKLDIKELEKNKMESEQLRSLLRMQGVFSVREVKYALLEPGGQISILKKDSSGEDSGGVLTHLLVDEGRIEERVLAQIGKDKRWIIQQLKEEGYEDITKIYYAEWSEENGFYVQTYD; the protein is encoded by the coding sequence ATGATTACAGCAATTACGATTAAAATCATTGCCGGGTTTATCGCACTCATGGTTGTGATCCGCTTTATCGGAAAAAAAGAGCTTACTGAAGTCACCCCATTCGATTTTGTGTTTATCGTGATTCTCGGTGGAACACTGGAAGAAGGAGTATACGATGAGAAAGTGAAGATTTGGGATGTGCTCTATACGATTGGACTATGGACTGCGCTGTACCTGTTAACCGATTTTCTTGTCAGGAAATTCGAAAAACTGCGCCCGATCATTAAAGGAGAGCCGTCTTTTCTTGTAAATAATGGGAAGTTGGATATTAAAGAATTAGAGAAAAACAAAATGGAATCCGAACAGCTGCGTTCGTTGCTGCGGATGCAAGGTGTTTTTTCGGTTAGGGAAGTAAAATATGCTCTTTTGGAACCTGGTGGGCAAATCAGCATATTGAAAAAGGATTCATCCGGGGAAGATTCCGGTGGTGTGCTCACTCATCTGCTTGTCGATGAAGGGCGAATTGAAGAAAGAGTTTTGGCACAAATCGGAAAAGACAAGCGCTGGATCATTCAGCAATTAAAAGAGGAAGGCTACGAGGATATCACGAAGATTTATTATGCGGAATGGTCTGAGGAAAATGGATTTTATGTTCAGACTTATGATTAA
- a CDS encoding helicase — MRRYPDCPVITKSIVVGGLSKADLIQKLQQSSISLNQYGERLLYDDRFTTTETAYSVEIVELSVRDLGFPNGATLPEIFRQANELGLQLCPPELGPYLRLEYVDQDEGNSGDLSQKNEAPSGSVTIASELISNEESFPKGFYVRKVDGILWLRGYVADNLHVWNPDNRFVFKSDKLK; from the coding sequence ATGCGAAGATACCCTGACTGTCCTGTTATTACAAAATCAATTGTTGTTGGAGGGCTGTCGAAAGCCGATCTTATTCAAAAACTGCAACAATCGTCTATTTCATTGAACCAATATGGTGAGAGATTATTATATGATGATCGGTTTACCACTACCGAAACAGCATATAGCGTGGAAATTGTTGAACTATCCGTTAGGGACCTTGGCTTTCCGAATGGCGCAACATTACCTGAAATCTTTAGACAAGCGAACGAACTGGGCTTGCAGTTATGTCCGCCTGAGTTGGGACCATACCTACGACTGGAATATGTAGACCAAGATGAGGGGAATTCAGGGGATCTTTCACAAAAAAATGAGGCACCTTCAGGATCTGTCACCATTGCATCAGAATTAATAAGTAATGAAGAAAGTTTTCCGAAAGGATTTTATGTCCGGAAAGTTGACGGCATATTATGGCTGCGCGGATATGTAGCTGACAACTTGCATGTGTGGAATCCCGATAACCGGTTTGTCTTCAAATCAGACAAGCTAAAATAG
- a CDS encoding DMT family transporter: MLKLIIALLALIGGSAVAIQSQINALFSKKVGVLESATVSFMVGALALFFLAFFFGKGNFLNVFTVPKWQLIGGLLGAFFIVINIYSVNLIGVAATFMAVIIGQIFVGAIIDHFGLFGGVIYPMNMTKLIALALMFAGIYLFNKA; the protein is encoded by the coding sequence ATGTTGAAATTGATAATTGCTTTATTAGCATTGATCGGTGGTTCGGCCGTTGCGATACAAAGTCAAATCAATGCCTTATTCAGTAAAAAAGTAGGTGTATTGGAAAGTGCCACCGTCTCGTTCATGGTAGGGGCCCTTGCCTTATTCTTTTTAGCTTTCTTTTTCGGTAAAGGGAATTTTTTAAATGTATTTACTGTTCCAAAATGGCAGTTAATCGGAGGATTATTGGGCGCATTCTTTATTGTCATCAATATCTATTCTGTTAATTTAATCGGAGTAGCTGCAACGTTTATGGCGGTTATCATTGGTCAGATTTTTGTCGGCGCGATTATTGATCATTTTGGCCTTTTTGGAGGGGTTATCTATCCGATGAATATGACGAAACTCATTGCCCTTGCGTTAATGTTTGCCGGGATTTATTTGTTTAATAAAGCTTAA
- the ltrA gene encoding group II intron reverse transcriptase/maturase, whose amino-acid sequence MKKQESINLIDRIASHRNLWNAYKKVKGNGGAPGIDGITVDGLKAHLIKYEEPLKRKLKDGSYQPQPVKRVAIPKANGSKRYLGIPCVLDRVVQQAILQVIQPIIDPHFSDKSFGFRKGRNQHQAIALAKKYYEEGYRTVVDCDLKSYFDTIHHQRLRAYLEEFITDKIVLKLIWKFLRSGILDKDILIETTEGTPQGGPLSPILANVYLNKLDRELEKRGHRFIRYADDFVIYVKSPRAGERVMTSVKNFIEDELGLTINEQKSKVCGATAATFLGFHLQNLSGK is encoded by the coding sequence ATGAAGAAACAAGAAAGTATCAATTTAATTGACAGAATTGCGTCCCATAGAAACCTATGGAATGCATATAAGAAAGTAAAAGGAAATGGAGGAGCACCTGGAATCGACGGTATCACGGTTGATGGACTGAAGGCGCATTTAATAAAATATGAGGAACCATTGAAAAGGAAATTAAAAGATGGTTCCTACCAACCTCAACCAGTGAAACGAGTAGCTATCCCAAAAGCGAATGGCTCCAAACGATATCTAGGTATACCATGTGTATTGGACAGAGTTGTTCAACAAGCCATTCTACAAGTCATCCAACCAATAATTGATCCACACTTTTCAGACAAAAGTTTTGGCTTTCGAAAAGGTCGAAACCAACACCAGGCAATTGCCCTCGCTAAGAAATATTACGAGGAAGGTTATCGAACAGTGGTGGACTGTGACTTGAAAAGTTACTTCGATACGATTCATCACCAGCGACTACGAGCTTATTTGGAAGAATTCATAACAGATAAAATAGTACTTAAGCTAATATGGAAATTCTTACGCTCAGGCATATTGGACAAGGACATCCTCATTGAAACGACAGAAGGTACACCCCAAGGGGGTCCACTCTCTCCAATTCTAGCAAACGTGTATTTAAACAAGCTAGATAGAGAGTTAGAAAAACGAGGACACCGATTCATTCGCTATGCGGATGATTTTGTGATTTATGTAAAGTCACCAAGAGCAGGTGAACGCGTCATGACCAGTGTCAAGAATTTTATCGAAGATGAACTGGGTCTCACAATCAATGAGCAGAAAAGTAAAGTATGTGGCGCAACAGCAGCTACATTCTTAGGGTTTCATCTACAAAATCTGTCGGGAAAGTAG
- a CDS encoding DinB family protein, translated as MLKEKSEIVVHHQNVITFIHSLKSVDENRLRKPIGEGKWSIIEIVGHFYPWDEFVLQQRIPYIFSGEHLPEAPGIAELNDQSSLQARTEAVENTLEKCIHVRQDLLSLLKQIPEDDWLIPIQINQSTLTFYEYLKGLMEHDIHHLNQMKSTI; from the coding sequence TTGCTGAAGGAAAAATCAGAAATAGTAGTGCATCATCAAAACGTCATAACTTTTATACATAGTTTGAAATCAGTTGATGAAAATCGATTAAGAAAACCGATCGGGGAAGGGAAGTGGTCCATTATAGAAATAGTCGGTCACTTTTACCCTTGGGATGAATTTGTGTTACAGCAAAGAATTCCCTATATATTTTCAGGTGAACACTTACCGGAAGCTCCGGGTATCGCGGAGCTAAATGACCAATCTTCTTTACAAGCCAGAACAGAAGCTGTAGAAAATACATTGGAAAAATGTATTCACGTAAGGCAAGACTTATTAAGTCTGCTAAAGCAAATTCCTGAAGATGACTGGCTGATCCCAATACAGATTAACCAATCAACGTTAACGTTTTACGAATACTTAAAAGGCTTAATGGAACATGATATCCATCATTTAAATCAAATGAAATCTACTATCTAA
- a CDS encoding HAD family hydrolase, with protein MKRAVFLDRDGVINEVLTKRVKFVNEPKQFYFLPGAEEAIKNLNDCFDYVFVVTNQGGIGLGYMKEKQLQRVHDYMVAELKKKGATIHEVAYCPHKPKAGCECRKPNSKMILDLGEKYNIDLEKSYMVGDTDTDIQAGKKAGTKAVFIGESDPLADAVFPNLQEAAQWIIHDANND; from the coding sequence TTGAAAAGAGCAGTGTTTTTAGATCGGGACGGCGTAATTAACGAAGTGCTGACGAAGCGGGTGAAATTTGTAAATGAACCGAAACAATTTTACTTTTTGCCTGGAGCAGAAGAAGCGATTAAAAATTTAAATGACTGTTTTGATTATGTGTTTGTCGTGACGAACCAAGGCGGAATCGGATTAGGTTATATGAAGGAAAAGCAGTTACAGAGAGTTCATGACTATATGGTGGCCGAGTTGAAGAAAAAGGGTGCAACGATTCATGAGGTTGCCTATTGTCCGCATAAACCAAAGGCCGGGTGTGAATGCAGAAAACCTAACAGCAAAATGATTTTGGATTTAGGTGAAAAATACAACATTGATCTGGAAAAATCCTATATGGTCGGTGACACGGATACGGATATTCAGGCAGGGAAGAAAGCCGGGACAAAAGCTGTCTTTATTGGTGAAAGTGATCCATTGGCAGATGCAGTGTTTCCCAATTTACAGGAAGCAGCACAATGGATTATTCATGATGCAAATAATGATTAG
- a CDS encoding group II intron maturase-specific domain-containing protein encodes MWRNSSYILRVSSTKSVGKVGYRPIKSAKKRLKDKLRILTSRKRTGTFREIVKRINQTTVGWINYYGIANMKTFIREIQAWLNHRLRQLIWKRWKLLRTKYAKLRQYGIQHDEAMKTAHSRKGYWRISRSEVLHQAIPNKRLVKWGLKDLSQLYERRYSKD; translated from the coding sequence ATGTGGCGCAACAGCAGCTACATTCTTAGGGTTTCATCTACAAAATCTGTCGGGAAAGTAGGATACCGACCAATCAAGTCCGCCAAGAAACGACTAAAAGATAAGCTAAGAATACTGACGAGTCGTAAACGAACAGGGACATTTCGTGAGATTGTGAAAAGAATCAATCAAACAACGGTTGGTTGGATAAATTACTATGGTATCGCTAACATGAAAACTTTTATCAGAGAAATACAAGCATGGCTAAATCATCGCTTACGTCAATTAATATGGAAACGGTGGAAACTACTACGAACAAAATATGCGAAATTACGCCAATACGGAATCCAACATGATGAAGCCATGAAAACGGCACATTCAAGAAAAGGATACTGGCGAATATCACGAAGTGAGGTTCTACACCAAGCCATTCCAAATAAAAGGCTCGTAAAGTGGGGACTGAAAGACCTGTCCCAACTTTACGAGCGAAGATACTCAAAAGATTGA